GGCAAGGTCGACGCCGCCGCGCGCTACGCCAAATACATCCCTGTTCGGGCCATCGCGCATATGCTCGGCATTCCCGAGAGCGACAGCGATCTGTTCATCAACTGGATCCACATGATCCTGGAGCTCGGCATCAGGGACGAGACCAAGCTGCTCCAGGCCGTGCAGGAGATGAGCGCCTATTTCAGGACGCATATCGAAGAGCGCAGGTCGAAGCCGACCGACGACCTCATCTCCTATCTGATGAACGCCAAGGACCGGGAAGGCCAGCCGCTGGAAGAGTCGCACGTGCTGGGCTCATTGCGGCTGCTCCTGATCGCCGGCATCGACACCACGTGGAGCGCGATCGGCTCCTCGCTGTGGCATCTCGCCCGGACGCCTGTAGATCGCGAGCGGCTGATCGCCGAGCCGGAGCTGATTCCCACCGCCGTGGAGGAGCTGCTGCGCGCCTATTCGCCTGTTACGATGGCCCGCGAAGTGGTCAAGGAGACCACGATCTCGGGCTGTCCGGTCAAGGCGGGCAACATGGTGCTGCTGTCCTTCCCGGCGGCCAACCGGGACCCAGAAATGTTTCCGGACGCCGACAAGGTCGTGATCGATCGCCGGGAGAATCGCCATGCGGCCTTCGGCCTCGGCATCCACCGCTGCGTCGGTTCCAACCTGGCGCGGATGGAGATGCAGGTTGCGCTTGAGGAATGGCTGAAGCGGATTCCGGACTTCCGGCTCGATCCTGCCGGGACCGTGACCTGGTCGCAGGGCACGGTGCGAGGACCCCGCCAGTTGCCATTTCTGCTGGGAAAGGCGATGTAGGCACCCAGACAACGGATTTCTGGGAGGCCGGACGTGACAGTGCAAGTAAACCAACCGGCCTCCGACCATTTCGACATCGCCGACGCCGAGCGGCGGATCAAGGCGATCTTCATCGGCTCGATCGGCAATCTCGTCGAATGGTATGACTTTTACGCCTATACGGCGTTCGCGCTGTATTTCGCGCCGGCCTTCTTCCCCGGCAACGACCCCGTGGTCCAGCAATTGAATGCCGCCGTGATATTCGCGGCGACGTTCCTGATGCGCCCGCTGGGCGGCTGGTTCTTCGGCTACCTCGCCGACCATTACGGCCGGCGCATCTCGCTGACCCTGTCGGTGGTCTTCATGTGCTTCGGCTCGCTGATCATCGCGCTGACGCCGACCTATGCGACGATCGGCTTCGCTGCGCCGGTGATCCTGGCGCTCGCCCGCGTGATCGAAGGCCTGAGCTTGGGCGGCGAATACGGCGCCAGCGCCACTTATTTGAGCGAGGTCGCCGATCCCAGGCATCGCGGCTTCTATTCCAGCTTCCAGTACGTCACGCTGATCGGCGGCCAGCTGACCGCGATCATCGTGCTGCTGCTCCTGCAAAAGGTCTTCCTCACACCCGATGAGCTCAAGGCCTGGGGCTGGCGTATTCCGTTTGCGATCGGCGCGGCGCTCGCGATCTTTGCCGCGGTGATGCGGCGCAATCTGCACGAGACCGAAGCCTTCGAGGAAGCCAAAAAGGTCGTGAAGCCGACCGGCTCGATCACCAATCTGCTGCGCTATCCGCGCGAGCTGCTGCTGGTGGTCGGCCTGACTGCCGGCGGCACCGCGGCGTTCTACACCTTCACCACCTACATGCAGACCTTCGTCAAGCTCTCGGTCGGGCTGACCGAGGACCAGACGACCTTCGTGATCTTCGGCACGCTGATCTTCGCGACCCTCCTCCAGCCGATCTACGGTGCGATCTCCGACAAGATCGGGCGCAAGCCGCTGCTGATCTTCTTCGGCGTCGCCGGCACGCTCGCGACGGTTCCGCTGCTCATGACGCTGAAGGAGACCAAGTCGCCGTTCATGGCGTTCATCCTGATCTGCTGCGCCTGGCTGTTCGTCGCCGGCTACACCTCGATCAACGCGGTGGTGAAGGCCGAGCTGTTCCCGACCAATGTCCGCGCGCTGGGCGTCGGCCTGCCCTATGCCATCACCGTCTCGATCTTCGGCGGCACGGCGCCGGCGATCGCGCTCTATTTCAAGACCATCGGGCATGAGCAGTGGTTCTACTACTACCTTGCGGGCGTCATCTTCCTGTCGCTGATCATCTATTCCACCATGCGCGACACCAAGCGCGAATCCGCGATGCATCGCCACGAATAGCCGACTTCGAGCAGGCCATGGCCGACGAAACGCCATCCGACAGCAAGCTGACGCGCACCAAGGAGAAATGGGCGCGCGAGGGCCGCTTCCTCACCGGCAGGATCGCGCGCCCCGAGGACCAACGGCTGCCGCCTGGTCAGCATCTGACAAAGGACTGGCCGGTGCTCGATCTCGGTGTGGTGCCGCCGGTATCGCGCGAGCGCTGGCGGCTGGACGTCTACGGCGCGATCGAGACTCCGATATTCTGGACCTATGCCGAGTTCGCCGCCCAGAAGCAGGATCAGTTCACCTCCGACATCCATTGCGTGACGACTTGGTCGCGCTACGACAATCAATGGGAAGGGCTGGCGACGCGCGAGTTGCTCGCGGTCTGCCAGCCGCGCGAGGACGCGCGCTTCGTGGTGCTGCATTCCTATGACGGCTACACCACCAACCTTGCGCTGGAAGATTTTGCCGCCGAGGATGCGCTGCTCGCGCATAGCTGGTCGGGCGAGCCGCTGTCGGACGAGCATGGCGGCCCTGTCAGGCTCGTCGTGCCGCATCTGTACTTCTGGAAGAGCGCCAAATGGCTGCAGGCCATCGAATTCGTGACTGAGGACGCGCCGGGGTTTTGGGAAGTCCGCGGCTATCATAACCGCGGCGATCCCTGGGCCGAACAGCGCTATTCGGCAGACTAGGCTCGCAAACAAGGGGGAAGCCCATGCCGACCGAACGCTTCCAATTCATCGGTGAAGGCGGTCATCAGCTCGCAGCCGCGCTGGAGCTGCCGGGCGGCGAGCCCTCAGCCTACGCGCTGTTCGCGCATTGCTTTACCTGCGGCAAAGATACGCTTGCAGCCAAGCGCATCTCCGTCGCGCTCGCCGCCAAGGGCATCGCGGTGCTGCGTTTCGACTTCACCGGGCTCGGCTCCAGCGAAGGTGATTTCGCCAATTCGACCTTCTCTTCGAACGTCGCCGATCTCGTGCGCGCGGCCGATCATCTCCGCTCCACGCGCAAGGCGCCGTCGATCCTGATCGGCCACAGCCTGGGCGGCGCCGCGATCCTGGCTGCCGCCGCCAAGATTCCAGAGGCAAAAGCCGTCGTCACCATCGCAGCACCGTCGGACCCGGCCCATGTCACCGGCCTGTTCAGGGAACATGTGGATGCGATCCGCACACAGGGTGAGGTCGAAGTATCGCTTGCCGGACGCCCGTTCCGGATCAAGCGCGAATTCCTCGACGATGTCGTCGAGCAAGAGCTGATGAAGGACGTCACCGGCCTGCACAAGGCGCTGCTGGTGATGCAGTCGCCGGTCGACGACACCGTCGGCATCGACAACGCGACCAAGATTTTCGTTGCGGCGAGGCATCCCAAGAGCTTCGTCTCCCTCGACCATGCCGATCACCTTCTGACGAAGCCGGCCGATGCGCTCTATGCCGCCGATGTGATTGCGGCCTGGGCGAGCCGCTACATCGACGTAGTCGAGCCCGCAACAGCGATGGATCTCCCCGAGGAGCCGCGCAGGGTCGTGGTGCAGGAGACCCGCAAGAGCAAGTTCAACCAGCTCATCACCGTCGGGCGGCATCATCTGGTGGCCGACGAGCCGAAAGCTGCCGGCGGCGAGGATGCCGGTCCTGGCCCCTATGATTTCCTGCTTGCAGGTCTCGGCGCCTGCACCTCCATGACCATGCGCCTTTATGCCGACCGCAAATCGCTGCCGCTCGACCGCGTCACCGTCACGCTGAAGCATTCAAAGATCTATGCCAAGGACTGCGCAGAGTGCGAGACGCGCGACGGCATGCTCGACCAGATCGAGCGCGACATCGCGATGGACGGCGCGCTCGATGCCGAGCAGCGCAAGAAGCTGATGGAGATCGCCGACAAGTGCCCGGTGCACCGGACGCTGACCTCGGAGATCCGCATCGTCACCAAGGCCGTGGACTAGAAGCACGCCGCCATCGTTCGTACGGCCGCGCTGATCTCGCTCTCGCGCCAGGCCGCAAAGCCCAGCAGCAGGCCATGATCGCGCGGCTTGCCCAGCGCCAGGCTGGATAGCGCGCGCGTTTCAACGCCGGCATCGACCAGCCGCTTCACCGCCGCCTGATCGCCGCGGCTGCGCTTGAGGCGCGCGACCAGCTGGATGCCACCCGAGGGCACCTCGACTGAGAGCATCTCACCGAGATGTCGCTCCAGCCCCGCGACGAGATGATCGCGCCTGATATGATAGAGCCGGCGCATCCGGCGCAGATGTGCGAGGAAATGTCCGTCGGCGATGAACTCGGCGAGCGCCTCCTGGATATGGCTGGACGCGATCAACCCGATGTGCCGCTGCGCGATCTCGAATGTGCTGACCAGCGCCGCAGGCACGACGAGATAGCCGAGCCGGATATCCGACGTCATCGCCTTCGAGAACGTGCCGACGTAGAACACGCGGCCGAGGGCATCGAGCCCTTGCAGGGATGGCACCGGGCGGCTGTCATAGTGGAATTCGCCGTCGTAATCGTCCTCGACGATCCAGGTCCTGCCGGGCCTGCTCGACCCGAGAAAGGCGGTGCGGCGGGCCAGCGACATCAGCCGACCGGTCGGGTGCTGATGCGACGGCGTCATGAAGACGAGCTTTGGCGCGGCCATATCAGGCATCT
This genomic interval from Bradyrhizobium guangzhouense contains the following:
- a CDS encoding cytochrome P450, producing MSDVSQPAAHPPVTDWVNDFDHTDPQWTDDPFPIWEELRAASPVVHTERFLGCYMPTTYEAVREIANDTEHFSSRRIIVRDVRPEVARNAAPPITSDPPVHKPAKQLLLPPFTPDAMKKLEPRMRAICNELIDGFIAGGKVDAAARYAKYIPVRAIAHMLGIPESDSDLFINWIHMILELGIRDETKLLQAVQEMSAYFRTHIEERRSKPTDDLISYLMNAKDREGQPLEESHVLGSLRLLLIAGIDTTWSAIGSSLWHLARTPVDRERLIAEPELIPTAVEELLRAYSPVTMAREVVKETTISGCPVKAGNMVLLSFPAANRDPEMFPDADKVVIDRRENRHAAFGLGIHRCVGSNLARMEMQVALEEWLKRIPDFRLDPAGTVTWSQGTVRGPRQLPFLLGKAM
- a CDS encoding MFS transporter, with amino-acid sequence MTVQVNQPASDHFDIADAERRIKAIFIGSIGNLVEWYDFYAYTAFALYFAPAFFPGNDPVVQQLNAAVIFAATFLMRPLGGWFFGYLADHYGRRISLTLSVVFMCFGSLIIALTPTYATIGFAAPVILALARVIEGLSLGGEYGASATYLSEVADPRHRGFYSSFQYVTLIGGQLTAIIVLLLLQKVFLTPDELKAWGWRIPFAIGAALAIFAAVMRRNLHETEAFEEAKKVVKPTGSITNLLRYPRELLLVVGLTAGGTAAFYTFTTYMQTFVKLSVGLTEDQTTFVIFGTLIFATLLQPIYGAISDKIGRKPLLIFFGVAGTLATVPLLMTLKETKSPFMAFILICCAWLFVAGYTSINAVVKAELFPTNVRALGVGLPYAITVSIFGGTAPAIALYFKTIGHEQWFYYYLAGVIFLSLIIYSTMRDTKRESAMHRHE
- a CDS encoding sulfite oxidase-like oxidoreductase, yielding MADETPSDSKLTRTKEKWAREGRFLTGRIARPEDQRLPPGQHLTKDWPVLDLGVVPPVSRERWRLDVYGAIETPIFWTYAEFAAQKQDQFTSDIHCVTTWSRYDNQWEGLATRELLAVCQPREDARFVVLHSYDGYTTNLALEDFAAEDALLAHSWSGEPLSDEHGGPVRLVVPHLYFWKSAKWLQAIEFVTEDAPGFWEVRGYHNRGDPWAEQRYSAD
- a CDS encoding bifunctional alpha/beta hydrolase/OsmC family protein codes for the protein MPTERFQFIGEGGHQLAAALELPGGEPSAYALFAHCFTCGKDTLAAKRISVALAAKGIAVLRFDFTGLGSSEGDFANSTFSSNVADLVRAADHLRSTRKAPSILIGHSLGGAAILAAAAKIPEAKAVVTIAAPSDPAHVTGLFREHVDAIRTQGEVEVSLAGRPFRIKREFLDDVVEQELMKDVTGLHKALLVMQSPVDDTVGIDNATKIFVAARHPKSFVSLDHADHLLTKPADALYAADVIAAWASRYIDVVEPATAMDLPEEPRRVVVQETRKSKFNQLITVGRHHLVADEPKAAGGEDAGPGPYDFLLAGLGACTSMTMRLYADRKSLPLDRVTVTLKHSKIYAKDCAECETRDGMLDQIERDIAMDGALDAEQRKKLMEIADKCPVHRTLTSEIRIVTKAVD